Proteins from a genomic interval of Staphylococcus debuckii:
- a CDS encoding nicotinate phosphoribosyltransferase produces the protein MYQYKDDSLMLHNDLYQINMAESYWYDNVHERKAVFDLYFRKMPFDSGYAVFNGLRRAIQFIENFHFTESDIEYLRSIGYKDDFLDYLKDLRFTGNVRAMEEGEVCFNNEPLVRVEAPLIQAQLVETILLNIVNFHTLIATKASRIKQVAPDDTLMEFGTRRAQEEDAALWGARAAIIGGFDATSNVRAGKLFGIPVSGTHAHAFVQTYGDEYVAFKKYAERHKDCVFLVDTFHTLKSGVPSAIQVAKELGDKINFIGIRLDSGDIAYLSKKARQMLDDAGFTDAKIIASNDLDEQTIMSLKAQGAKVDSWGIGTKLITGHDQPALGAVYKLVAVEDENGEYQDRIKLSNNAEKVTTPGKKNVYRIINKKTGKAEGDYITMAYENPYDEKPLKLFHPVHTYKSKTVKSFEAIDLHNDIYKDGKLVYDLPDEKTAQNFLESNLSHLWEENKRFLNPQEYPVDLSQACWDNKQQKIFEVAENVKEMEERHE, from the coding sequence ATGTATCAATACAAAGATGATAGCTTAATGCTTCATAATGATTTATATCAAATAAATATGGCGGAAAGCTATTGGTATGATAATGTGCACGAAAGAAAGGCAGTCTTTGATTTATACTTCCGTAAAATGCCATTCGATAGCGGATATGCTGTATTTAACGGTTTACGCAGAGCAATTCAATTTATTGAAAATTTCCATTTTACAGAATCAGATATTGAGTATCTTAGATCTATCGGCTACAAAGATGATTTCTTAGATTACTTAAAAGATTTACGTTTTACTGGTAATGTCAGAGCAATGGAAGAAGGAGAGGTTTGCTTCAATAATGAACCGCTTGTCAGAGTGGAAGCACCGTTAATTCAAGCGCAATTAGTAGAAACGATTCTCTTGAACATTGTCAATTTCCATACATTGATTGCAACTAAGGCAAGCCGCATCAAACAAGTGGCACCTGACGATACGTTAATGGAATTCGGTACACGTCGTGCCCAAGAAGAAGATGCAGCTTTATGGGGAGCAAGAGCAGCTATTATCGGCGGGTTTGATGCGACAAGTAATGTCCGTGCTGGTAAATTATTCGGAATTCCAGTTTCCGGTACACATGCACACGCTTTTGTTCAAACATATGGTGATGAGTATGTTGCTTTCAAAAAATACGCAGAACGTCACAAGGATTGTGTATTCTTAGTTGATACTTTCCATACTTTGAAATCAGGTGTGCCTTCTGCGATACAAGTTGCGAAAGAATTAGGCGATAAAATCAACTTCATCGGTATTCGTTTAGACTCAGGCGATATTGCGTATTTGTCTAAAAAAGCACGTCAAATGCTTGATGATGCTGGATTTACAGATGCTAAAATTATTGCTTCTAACGACTTGGACGAACAAACAATTATGAGTTTGAAAGCACAAGGCGCTAAAGTCGATTCTTGGGGTATCGGTACAAAATTAATTACAGGTCATGATCAACCCGCACTAGGCGCCGTGTATAAATTAGTAGCAGTAGAGGATGAAAACGGCGAATATCAAGACCGTATTAAACTCTCTAATAATGCTGAAAAAGTTACGACACCGGGTAAGAAAAATGTCTATCGTATTATTAATAAGAAAACAGGCAAAGCTGAAGGCGATTATATTACTATGGCTTATGAAAATCCATATGATGAAAAACCGTTGAAATTGTTCCACCCTGTGCATACGTATAAGAGCAAGACTGTTAAATCATTCGAGGCGATTGACTTGCATAATGATATTTATAAAGATGGCAAGTTAGTTTATGATTTACCAGATGAAAAGACCGCTCAAAACTTCTTAGAAAGCAATTTAAGTCATTTATGGGAAGAAAACAAACGTTTCTTGAACCCTCAAGAATACCCAGTCGACTTAAGTCAAGCTTGTTGGGATAATAAGCAACAGAAAATTTTCGAAGTGGCTGAAAATGTCAAAGAAATGGAGGAGCGTCATGAGTGA
- a CDS encoding nitric oxide synthase oxygenase, whose translation MLLEKAREFINTMYRELNYSQSEIDSRLDEIKNEIAETGTYRHTSEELTYGARMAWRNSNRCIGRLFWETLIVQDARDVETNEDFIEAIDTHLKEATNGGKIKSYITIFSPDQPPTIYNNQLIRYAGYEDKGDPAEREITKLAQHLGWQGAGTDFDVLPLIYQLPYETEMRMYELPPELVLEVPIEHRNYPKLKELGIKWYAVPIISNMDLKIGGITYGTVPFNGWYMVNEIAVRNFTDSYRYNLIEKVAEAFEFDTLKNTSFNKDRIVVELNDAVYHSFKKHNVSIVDHLTAAKQFEHFERNEEQAERQVTGKWSWLVPSLSPTLVSNYHHGYSNEMKEPNFFYKKKAEKTGCPFH comes from the coding sequence ATGTTATTAGAAAAAGCGAGAGAATTTATTAACACAATGTATCGCGAATTAAACTATTCACAAAGCGAAATTGATAGTCGCTTGGACGAAATTAAAAATGAAATTGCTGAAACAGGAACCTATCGACATACGAGCGAAGAACTCACATATGGAGCACGAATGGCTTGGCGTAATTCCAACAGATGTATCGGACGCTTGTTTTGGGAAACATTGATTGTTCAAGATGCCAGAGATGTAGAAACGAATGAAGATTTTATAGAAGCGATTGATACGCATTTAAAAGAAGCCACAAACGGAGGCAAAATCAAATCTTACATTACTATTTTTTCTCCGGATCAGCCTCCCACTATTTATAATAATCAACTTATACGTTACGCAGGTTATGAGGATAAAGGCGACCCGGCTGAAAGAGAGATTACAAAGCTTGCCCAGCATCTCGGTTGGCAAGGTGCCGGTACAGACTTTGATGTCTTGCCTCTGATTTATCAGTTGCCGTATGAAACAGAAATGCGCATGTACGAACTGCCTCCAGAATTAGTACTCGAGGTACCTATCGAACACCGCAACTATCCTAAGTTAAAGGAATTAGGTATTAAATGGTATGCGGTGCCGATTATTTCAAATATGGATTTAAAAATTGGCGGAATCACTTATGGAACCGTACCTTTCAATGGTTGGTATATGGTTAATGAAATTGCGGTGCGTAATTTCACAGATAGTTATCGCTATAATTTGATAGAAAAGGTTGCAGAAGCGTTCGAATTTGATACACTTAAAAATACTTCATTTAATAAAGATCGTATCGTCGTTGAGCTGAACGATGCTGTTTATCATTCATTCAAAAAACACAATGTTTCGATTGTAGATCACTTAACAGCTGCGAAACAGTTTGAACATTTTGAACGCAATGAAGAACAAGCAGAGCGTCAAGTAACCGGAAAATGGTCATGGCTAGTGCCGTCTCTTTCACCTACACTCGTTTCAAATTACCACCATGGTTATTCAAATGAGATGAAAGAACCGAACTTTTTCTATAAAAAGAAAGCTGAAAAAACAGGCTGCCCTTTCCATTAA
- a CDS encoding prephenate dehydratase — MNLYYLGPKGTFSYLASQKYLPENEADYIPKSNLYEVVQAVQDYPGSIGIVPIENSIEGTINIIADGLANQNIYALDEIHLNIQFALYGLRGIECSQLDKVYSIAPAISQTSNFIAEHDYQIGYTESTVQSLDYIDAHTGAIAPMGLTDIHNHNISALAQNIEDFPHNVTRFLVIGSQLELSETATDTMLLITPKEDRAGLLATILNTFAIFNINLSWIESRPLKTQLGMYHFFVQADTPLNDELHKVIKILETLDYQVKLIGSFNKSI; from the coding sequence ATGAATTTATATTATTTAGGTCCGAAAGGTACATTTTCATACCTTGCTTCTCAAAAGTATCTGCCAGAAAACGAAGCAGATTATATACCGAAATCAAATCTGTATGAGGTTGTACAAGCTGTACAAGATTATCCGGGCAGTATCGGTATTGTGCCGATTGAAAATTCAATCGAGGGTACAATTAATATTATTGCTGATGGTTTAGCGAACCAAAATATTTATGCCTTAGATGAAATACATTTGAATATTCAATTTGCGTTGTATGGTCTGCGAGGTATAGAATGCTCTCAACTCGACAAAGTGTATTCAATTGCACCAGCCATCAGTCAAACGAGCAATTTTATAGCTGAACATGATTATCAAATTGGTTACACAGAAAGCACAGTGCAAAGCTTAGATTACATTGATGCGCACACTGGTGCCATCGCTCCAATGGGATTGACCGATATTCATAATCACAATATTTCAGCTTTAGCTCAAAATATTGAAGATTTCCCACATAATGTGACGCGCTTTCTAGTCATCGGCAGTCAATTGGAACTGTCAGAAACTGCGACAGATACTATGTTGCTCATTACACCGAAAGAAGACCGTGCCGGGTTATTAGCGACAATATTGAATACGTTTGCTATCTTTAATATCAATTTATCTTGGATTGAATCTCGTCCTTTAAAAACGCAGCTTGGCATGTACCACTTCTTTGTACAAGCCGACACGCCTTTAAATGATGAATTGCATAAGGTGATTAAAATACTAGAAACTTTAGATTATCAAGTTAAACTTATCGGCTCTTTCAACAAAAGCATATAA
- a CDS encoding ATP-binding cassette domain-containing protein — protein MDTIRIHGAKQNNLKDISVDIPKHEITVFTGRSGSGKSSLVFNTLAAESERLLNETYSTYIQHQLTQYEKPDVDLIENLPVAMIINQKRLGGNSRSTVGTISDIYASVRLLWSRIGEPFVGYSDIFSFNNPKGMCETCSGLGYVEDIDLNELLDYDKSLNEDAIKFPSFRPDSWRGKRYLYSGLFDNDKKLKDYTEEEMNTFLYTEPTKLKNPPSNWPRTAKFEGLIHRFRRSFLLNDNFEKNKFRSDVDRVVTSKVCPTCHGKRLNQKVLSCKINGLDIADFTALPIDEAIEFLEQIDSPKAKFIIEPLLQQMKSLSYIGLNYLSLSRETTTLSGGESQRIKLIRHLNSPLSDLVYIIDEPSVGLHPEDIQRINEIIISLKNKGNTVLVVEHDPDVIKIADHIIDLGPFAGKNGGEITFEGTYKALLSSDTSTGKALRRKHTLKKHPIQNEDKIHLSHISRNNLQDVSVELPKHAMTVVTGVAGSGKSSLIHAGFENQDNVTFIDQKPVHASSRSNLLTYLNIFDDIRDFFSKATGMKKSMFSYNSEGACPECHGKGVLKTELAFMPDFTQVCDVCGGTRYRPEVLEAKVDGYSIADILSLTVDEAIDFFSSNPKVAEPLQALKATGLDYMTLGQSLDTLSGGEIQRVKLSRYLTESASVENQIFIFDEPTTGLHEDDIPILIESFNHLIQRNNTVILIEHNLTMMTEADWIIDIGPYAGSRGGKLLFEGLPKDLLKEDQSVTAKHLRGYLNQ, from the coding sequence ATGGATACTATCCGTATACACGGAGCGAAACAAAACAATTTAAAGGATATTTCTGTAGATATCCCAAAACATGAAATTACTGTCTTTACAGGGCGTTCTGGATCTGGCAAATCATCATTAGTATTTAATACACTCGCAGCTGAATCTGAACGCTTACTCAATGAAACTTATTCAACCTATATACAGCACCAATTGACACAATACGAAAAACCAGATGTAGATTTAATTGAAAATCTGCCTGTGGCTATGATTATTAATCAAAAACGCTTAGGTGGAAACTCACGTTCTACTGTCGGAACTATTTCTGATATTTACGCATCTGTGCGTTTATTATGGTCTAGAATCGGCGAACCTTTCGTCGGCTATTCCGATATCTTCTCCTTCAATAATCCAAAGGGTATGTGTGAGACTTGCTCTGGATTAGGTTATGTAGAAGATATTGATTTGAATGAGTTGCTTGATTATGATAAATCATTAAATGAAGATGCAATTAAATTCCCTTCGTTTCGTCCCGATAGTTGGCGCGGTAAACGTTATTTGTACTCAGGACTGTTTGATAATGATAAAAAGTTAAAAGATTATACTGAAGAAGAAATGAATACTTTCTTATATACAGAACCTACTAAATTAAAAAATCCGCCTAGCAATTGGCCGCGCACTGCTAAATTTGAAGGATTGATTCACAGATTCAGACGGTCTTTTTTATTAAATGATAACTTTGAAAAAAATAAATTCCGTAGTGATGTCGATCGTGTGGTAACTTCTAAAGTCTGCCCTACTTGTCATGGTAAACGACTGAATCAAAAGGTATTAAGTTGTAAAATTAACGGCTTAGATATTGCAGATTTCACTGCGTTGCCTATTGATGAAGCCATTGAGTTCTTAGAACAAATCGATTCACCAAAAGCAAAATTTATTATTGAACCTTTACTGCAACAAATGAAATCATTAAGTTATATCGGTTTAAATTATTTATCACTTTCTAGAGAAACAACAACTTTATCAGGCGGCGAATCACAAAGAATCAAATTAATCCGTCATTTGAACAGTCCGCTCAGTGATTTAGTTTATATCATTGATGAACCGAGTGTCGGGCTGCATCCTGAAGACATTCAACGTATCAATGAAATTATTATATCTTTAAAGAATAAAGGCAACACCGTTCTAGTGGTAGAACATGACCCAGATGTGATCAAAATTGCAGACCATATTATCGATTTAGGTCCTTTTGCTGGGAAAAATGGCGGCGAAATTACTTTTGAAGGGACTTATAAAGCTTTACTTTCTTCAGACACCAGTACTGGGAAAGCTTTAAGACGCAAACATACTTTGAAAAAGCACCCTATTCAAAATGAAGATAAAATTCACTTATCACATATTTCTAGAAATAATTTACAAGATGTTTCTGTTGAGCTACCAAAGCATGCTATGACGGTCGTGACAGGCGTTGCTGGCTCAGGAAAAAGTTCTTTGATACATGCGGGATTTGAGAATCAAGATAATGTTACTTTTATTGACCAAAAGCCTGTACATGCTTCCAGTCGTTCTAATCTGCTCACCTACTTAAATATTTTTGACGATATCAGAGACTTTTTCAGTAAAGCAACTGGCATGAAGAAAAGCATGTTCAGTTATAACTCTGAAGGTGCTTGCCCAGAATGTCACGGCAAAGGCGTTTTAAAAACTGAGTTAGCTTTTATGCCTGACTTTACACAAGTATGCGATGTGTGCGGAGGTACACGTTATCGTCCAGAAGTATTAGAAGCTAAAGTAGATGGTTATTCTATCGCGGATATTTTATCTTTGACTGTGGATGAAGCAATAGACTTCTTTAGCAGTAACCCAAAAGTTGCAGAACCGCTTCAAGCTTTAAAAGCTACCGGCCTTGACTATATGACCCTCGGACAGTCTCTTGATACACTTTCCGGCGGTGAAATCCAACGTGTCAAACTTAGTCGTTATTTAACAGAATCAGCTTCAGTAGAAAATCAAATCTTTATCTTTGATGAGCCAACAACTGGTCTGCATGAAGATGATATTCCAATTCTGATAGAGAGCTTTAATCATCTTATCCAACGCAACAATACAGTAATCCTAATAGAACATAATTTGACGATGATGACAGAAGCGGATTGGATAATCGATATTGGTCCTTATGCCGGCTCGCGTGGCGGAAAATTATTATTCGAGGGATTGCCGAAAGATTTATTGAAAGAAGATCAATCGGTAACCGCAAAACATTTACGTGGCTATCTTAACCAATAA
- a CDS encoding aldehyde dehydrogenase: MKTIQERFNDCQGYYKTQITKDIKYRRKQLKNLKKAINQHEKQLLAALHLDLGKNKVEAYATEIGMVLKSISSARKEIHKWAKTKQVNTPLYLFPAKSYIKKEPLGTVLIIGPFNYPVQLVFEPLIGAIAAGNTAIVKPSELTPNVSNVIAKIIEDAFEAAYVTTVEGGIDETQTLLNLPFDYMFFTGSEKVGKIVYEAASKHLTPVTLELGGKSPVIIDETANLKVASERIAMGKFTNAGQTCVAPDYILVQKSVQDEFIQALRKTIEEFYGKTPENSPDFGRIVNHKHFARLQHLLQDSTGDIIIGGEVNAENRYVAPTIVKDVKTDDPLMQEEIFGPILPLLSYDSLDEAIDFIAARPKPLALYLFSEDENCTDRMLNELSFGGGAINDTMLQLANPNLPFGGVGASGFGKYHGKYSFSTFTHEKSYIYKTTRLESGLIFPPYKGKFSYVKNLFK, translated from the coding sequence TTGAAAACGATTCAAGAACGATTTAATGACTGCCAAGGTTATTATAAAACCCAAATTACAAAGGATATCAAGTATCGCCGTAAGCAATTAAAAAATTTAAAAAAGGCTATTAATCAACATGAAAAGCAATTGTTGGCAGCATTGCATTTAGATTTAGGAAAAAATAAAGTTGAAGCCTATGCGACTGAAATAGGAATGGTCTTAAAAAGCATCAGTAGTGCGCGTAAGGAAATACATAAATGGGCTAAAACGAAACAAGTCAATACGCCTTTATATTTATTCCCTGCTAAAAGTTATATTAAGAAAGAACCCCTTGGAACTGTATTGATTATCGGACCGTTTAATTACCCAGTACAACTTGTATTTGAACCATTAATCGGTGCAATTGCGGCAGGGAATACAGCCATCGTCAAACCTTCTGAATTGACGCCGAATGTGTCGAATGTCATTGCTAAGATTATTGAAGATGCCTTTGAAGCAGCTTATGTTACTACTGTAGAAGGCGGTATCGACGAAACGCAGACTTTATTAAATCTGCCTTTCGATTATATGTTCTTTACGGGCAGTGAAAAAGTGGGCAAAATTGTCTATGAAGCAGCCAGCAAACATCTGACACCGGTAACTTTAGAATTAGGCGGCAAATCACCAGTTATTATTGATGAGACAGCGAATTTGAAAGTTGCAAGTGAGCGTATAGCGATGGGGAAATTTACTAATGCTGGTCAAACTTGCGTAGCACCAGATTATATTCTGGTTCAAAAATCAGTTCAAGATGAATTTATTCAAGCTTTACGTAAAACTATAGAAGAGTTTTATGGCAAAACTCCAGAAAATAGTCCGGACTTCGGCAGAATTGTGAATCACAAACATTTTGCGCGATTGCAGCATTTATTGCAAGACAGCACCGGAGATATTATAATCGGCGGAGAAGTCAATGCGGAGAACCGTTATGTGGCGCCGACAATTGTCAAAGATGTCAAAACAGACGATCCATTGATGCAAGAAGAAATTTTCGGACCGATTTTACCGTTGCTATCATATGATTCGTTAGATGAAGCCATCGACTTTATTGCAGCGCGACCTAAACCATTAGCATTATATTTATTCAGTGAAGATGAAAACTGTACAGACCGTATGCTGAATGAATTGTCCTTTGGCGGAGGCGCTATAAACGATACAATGCTGCAATTAGCTAACCCGAATTTACCGTTTGGGGGCGTTGGTGCTTCTGGATTTGGAAAATATCATGGCAAATATTCATTCTCTACATTTACGCATGAAAAATCCTATATTTATAAAACAACGCGATTAGAATCTGGTCTTATTTTCCCACCATATAAAGGGAAATTTTCATATGTCAAAAACTTATTTAAATGA
- a CDS encoding manganese-dependent inorganic pyrophosphatase: MASTYIFGHKSPDTDAINSAIIMAEFERLNGNDSAKAYRLGELNPETQYALDYFKAEAPELLSDDLTDKDVILVDHNEFQQSADSIESANILHVVDHHRIANFHTAAPLYYRAEPLGCTATILYKMFKEKEFEIKPQIAGLMLSAIISDSLLFKSPTCTEQDKAAAQALENLAGVNAQEYGLEMLKAGASTVDKSPVEIINADAKTFEMGDYSVRIGQVNTVDVNEILARQAELEQAITETLSGAEYDIFVLVATDILNSDSTILVLGKDKDKIAKAFDVELDNNTAFLPGVVSRKKQIVPPITAALS, from the coding sequence ATGGCAAGTACTTATATTTTCGGGCATAAAAGTCCAGATACTGATGCAATCAACTCAGCAATTATTATGGCTGAATTTGAAAGATTGAACGGAAACGATTCTGCGAAAGCTTATCGTTTAGGGGAATTAAATCCAGAAACACAATATGCTTTAGATTATTTTAAAGCAGAAGCACCTGAATTATTATCAGATGACTTAACAGATAAAGATGTTATCTTAGTTGACCATAATGAATTCCAACAAAGCGCAGACTCAATTGAAAGTGCGAATATTCTTCACGTAGTGGATCACCATAGAATCGCAAATTTCCATACAGCTGCACCTTTATACTACCGTGCTGAACCACTAGGCTGCACAGCTACGATTCTGTATAAAATGTTCAAAGAAAAAGAGTTCGAAATTAAACCGCAAATTGCTGGTTTAATGTTATCTGCAATTATTTCTGACAGCTTATTATTCAAATCACCAACTTGTACTGAGCAAGACAAAGCAGCAGCACAAGCATTAGAAAATCTTGCTGGTGTCAACGCTCAAGAATACGGTTTGGAAATGTTGAAAGCAGGCGCTTCAACAGTGGATAAATCACCAGTTGAAATTATCAATGCGGATGCTAAAACATTCGAAATGGGCGATTATTCTGTAAGAATCGGTCAAGTCAATACAGTAGATGTGAATGAAATTCTTGCACGTCAAGCTGAATTAGAACAAGCGATTACTGAAACTTTAAGTGGCGCAGAATACGACATTTTCGTATTGGTAGCAACTGATATTTTAAATAGTGATTCAACAATTCTTGTGCTCGGCAAAGATAAAGATAAAATTGCTAAAGCATTTGATGTAGAATTAGATAATAATACTGCTTTCTTACCAGGTGTGGTATCACGTAAGAAACAAATTGTACCACCGATTACTGCAGCCTTATCATAA
- a CDS encoding cysteine hydrolase family protein, with protein sequence MAKQALIVVDYSYDFVAPDGKLTCGEPGQAIDDFIAERMEDFDAKGNEIFIMMDLHYENDEYHPESKLFPPHNIEGTSGRELYGKVKEVYNSIKEHENVHFLDKRRYDSFFGTPLDSLLRERGIKDIEIVGVCTDICVLHTAVSAYNKGYNTTIPEKGVASFNPAGHEFALEHFKNVLGAKVE encoded by the coding sequence ATGGCAAAGCAAGCTTTGATTGTTGTGGATTATTCGTATGATTTTGTAGCGCCGGATGGTAAGCTGACTTGCGGTGAACCGGGGCAAGCAATCGATGACTTTATTGCTGAACGTATGGAGGATTTTGATGCAAAGGGTAATGAAATATTTATCATGATGGATCTGCATTATGAAAATGATGAATATCATCCTGAAAGCAAGTTGTTCCCGCCGCATAATATTGAGGGGACTTCGGGAAGAGAGTTATATGGCAAAGTTAAAGAGGTGTATAACAGTATCAAGGAGCATGAAAATGTTCATTTCTTAGATAAACGTCGTTATGATTCTTTCTTTGGTACGCCTTTAGATAGCTTATTGCGTGAGCGTGGTATCAAAGATATCGAAATTGTTGGAGTTTGTACGGATATTTGTGTATTGCATACTGCTGTTTCAGCGTATAATAAAGGGTATAATACGACTATACCTGAAAAGGGAGTGGCCTCCTTTAATCCGGCAGGTCATGAATTTGCACTAGAGCATTTTAAAAATGTATTAGGTGCAAAGGTAGAATAA
- a CDS encoding glycosyl hydrolase family 28-related protein, translated as MIINPVQFGLVGRHKHKDTKALQRALNLAKKHPGSIVYIPAGTYHIKRALTIFEGTTLFLNEAAVLQRHGKDTLLKNGYRYGQYHGYRGNGHLRIIGGTFDMNGSRIPDNNTAMCIGHAKDIVLYNVTIKDVVGGHGIDACGVDGLMITRCNFEGFLDIKGDRSFSEAIQLDIQVPGAFPKFGTRDGTITKNVSISECYFGPSETPSFNSWNRAIGSHATRHNQYYEHLSIFKNTFYQTGDYALTPLKAKDVYIMDNHFIDCAGGIRFLGTKDDKNTADIQSGWITGPQSGTHVNIINNRFDGNMKKDAVHIRNYKNIQHQDVIVADNVFNETHQHLHLEDIDQLIVQQPSLSSKHVKLKNVSNEILVLK; from the coding sequence ATGATTATCAACCCAGTTCAATTCGGCCTCGTCGGAAGACATAAACATAAAGATACTAAAGCCTTGCAACGAGCGCTCAACTTAGCTAAAAAGCATCCAGGCAGCATTGTTTATATTCCAGCAGGAACTTATCATATTAAACGCGCGCTAACCATCTTTGAGGGCACTACTTTATTTTTAAATGAAGCAGCAGTGCTGCAACGTCACGGCAAAGATACTTTGTTGAAAAACGGCTATCGTTACGGTCAATATCATGGTTATCGTGGGAATGGACACTTACGCATTATCGGTGGAACTTTCGATATGAACGGTTCACGTATTCCAGATAACAATACAGCGATGTGTATCGGGCACGCAAAAGATATTGTATTGTATAATGTCACAATTAAAGACGTAGTCGGCGGCCATGGCATCGATGCCTGTGGTGTAGACGGATTAATGATTACACGTTGCAACTTTGAAGGCTTTTTAGATATTAAGGGCGATCGCAGTTTTTCAGAAGCCATCCAATTAGATATCCAAGTTCCAGGCGCCTTCCCGAAATTCGGTACGCGCGATGGCACTATTACTAAAAACGTCTCTATTTCCGAATGTTATTTCGGTCCTTCCGAGACACCGAGCTTTAACAGTTGGAATCGTGCTATCGGTTCACACGCGACACGTCATAACCAATATTATGAACATCTTTCTATTTTTAAAAATACTTTTTACCAAACCGGAGATTATGCATTAACTCCGCTTAAAGCTAAAGATGTCTATATCATGGATAATCACTTTATTGATTGCGCAGGCGGTATTCGTTTTCTCGGAACTAAAGATGATAAAAATACCGCTGACATCCAATCAGGTTGGATTACCGGTCCACAAAGCGGAACGCACGTGAATATCATTAACAACCGCTTCGACGGTAATATGAAAAAAGATGCTGTCCACATCCGCAATTATAAAAATATTCAACATCAAGATGTCATCGTTGCAGATAATGTTTTTAATGAAACGCACCAGCACTTACATTTAGAAGATATCGATCAACTCATAGTGCAGCAACCTTCACTATCATCCAAACATGTCAAACTTAAAAATGTTTCAAACGAAATATTAGTATTAAAGTGA